Proteins encoded together in one Capricornis sumatraensis isolate serow.1 chromosome 3, serow.2, whole genome shotgun sequence window:
- the RHBDF1 gene encoding inactive rhomboid protein 1 isoform X1 — translation MGEARRDSSSSLQHKKPPWLKLDIPAVVPLAAEEPSFLQVGPGQWGLWVQPVQCPHRDPVAQPLRRQAFLRSVSMPAEPARVPSPHQEPRRPTLQRQMSITQTIRRGTADWFGVSKDSDSTQKWQRKSIRHCSQRYGKLKPQVIRELDLPSQDNVSLTSTETPPPLYVGPCQLGMQKIVDPLARGRAFRLADDAADGPSAPHTPVTPGAASLCSFSSSRSGFNRLPRRRKRESVAKMSFRAAAALVKGRSVRDGTLRRAQRRSFTPASFLEEDTADFPDELDTSFFAREGVLHEELSTYPDEVFESPSEAALKDWERAPEQVDLTGGALDRSELERSHLMLPLERGWRKQKEGGAAAPQPKVRLRQEVVSTAGQRRGQRIAMPVRKLFAREKRPYGLGMVGRLTNRTYRKRIDSYVKRQIEDMDDHRPFFTYWLTFVHSLVTILAVCIYGVAPVGFSQHETVDSVLRNRGVYENVKYVQQENFWIGPSSEALIHLGAKFSPCMRQDPQVHSFIHAAREREKHSACCVRNDRSGCVQTSEEECSSTLAVWVKWPLHPSAPDLAGQKRRYGSVCHQDPRVCDEPSSEDPHEWPDDITKWPICTKSSAGNHTNHPHMDCVITGRPCCIGTKGRCEITSREYCDFMRGYFHEEATLCSQVHCMDDVCGLLPFLNPEVPDQFYRLWLSLFLHAGVLHCLVSVCFQMTVLRDLEKLAGWHRIAIIYLLSGVTGNLASAIFLPYRAEVGPAGSQFGILACLFVELFQSWQILARPWRAFFKLLAVVLFLFTFGLLPWIDNFAHISGFISGLFLSFAFLPYISFGKFDLYRKRCQIIVFQLVFLGLLAGLVVLFYFYPVRCEWCEFLTCIPFTDKFCEKYELDAQLH, via the exons ATGGGCGAGGCCCGAagggacagcagcagcagcttgcagCACAAGAAGCCGCCGTGGCTGAAGCTGGACATCCCGGCCGTGGTGCCCCTGGCAGCAGAGGAGCCCAGCTTCCTGCAGGTAGGCCCTGGGCAGTGGGGGCTGTGGGTCCAGCCCGTCCAGTGCCCTCACCGGGACCCCGTTGCCCAGCCCTTGAGACGCCAGGCATTCCTGCGGAGCGTGAGCATGCCGGCCGAGCCCGCCCGCGTCCCTTCGCCCCACCAGGAGCCCCGGCGGCCGACGCTACAGCGCCAGATGTCCATCACACAGACTATCCGCAG GGGCACGGCCGACTGGTTTGGAGTGAGCAAGGACAGTGACAGCACCCAGAAGTGGCAGCGCAAGAGCATCCGCCACTGCAGCCAGCGCTACGGGAAGCTGAAGCCCCAGGTCATCCGCGAGCTAGACCTGCCTAGCCAGGACAACGTGTCGCTGACCAGCACCGAGACACCGCCTCCTCTGTATGTGGGGCCGTGCCAGCTGGGCATGCAGAAG aTCGTAGACCCCCTGGCCCGGGGCCGGGCCTTCCGCTTGGCGGATGATGCCGCCGACGGCCCGAGCGCCCCGCACACGCCCGTCACGCCGGGTGCCGCCTCCCTCTGCTCCTTCTCCAGCTCCCGCTCCGGTTTCAACCGGCTCCCGCGGCGGCGCAAGCGCGAGTCGGTGGCCAAGATGAGCTTCCGGGCAGCCGCTGCGCTGGTGAAG GGTCGCTCGGTTAGGGATGGCACGTTACGCCGCGCCCAGCGCCGAAGCTTCACTCCTgccagcttcctggaggaggacaccgCTGACTTCCCTGACGAGCTGGACACGTCCTTCTTTGCCCGG GAAGGTGTCCTCCACGAGGAGCTGTCCACTTACCCAGACGAGGTATTTGAGTCCCCATCGGAGGCAGCGCTTAAAGACTGGGAGAGAGCCCCAGAGCAGGTGGACCTCACGGGCGGCGCCCTGGACCGCAGCGAGCTGGAGCGCAGCCACCTGATGCT ACCCCTGGAACGTGGCTGGCGCAAGCAGAAGGAGGGCGGCGCAGCGGCCCCGCAGCCCAAAGTGCGGCTGCGGCAGGAGGTGGTGAGCACGGCGGGGCAGCGGCGGGGCCAGCGCATCGCGATGCCGGTGCGCAAGTTGTTTGCCAGGGAGAAGCGGCCGTACGGGCTGGGCATGGTGGGCCGGCTAACCAACCGCACTTACCGCAAGCGAATCGACAGCTATGTCAAACGCCAGATTGAGGACATGGACGACCACAG GCCCTTCTTCACCTACTGGCTCACCTTCGTGCACTCGCTCGTCACCATTCTAGCCGTGTGCATCTATGGCGTGGCGCCCGTGGGATTCTCACAGCACGAGACCGTAGACTCG GTACTGCGCAACCGTGGGGTCTACGAGAATGTCAAGTACGTGCAGCAGGAGAACTTCTGGATCGGGCCCAGCTCG GAGGCCCTCATTCACCTGGGTGCCAAGTTCTCGCCGTGCATGCGCCAGGACCCGCAGGTGCATAGTTTCATCCATGCTGCGCGCGAGCGCGAGAAGCACTCGGCTTGCTGCGTGCGTAACGACCGGTCAGGCTGCGTGCAGACCTCGGAGGAGGAGTGCTCG TCCACACTGGCAGTGTGGGTGAAGTGGCCTCTGCATCCCAGTGCCCCAGACCTTGCTGGCCAAAAGAGGCGGTACGGCTCTGTCTGCCACCAGGATCCCAG GGTGTGTGATGAGCCTTCTTCTGAGGACCCCCATGAGTGGCCAGATGACATCACCAAGTGGCCG ATCTGCACCAAAAGCAGTGCTGGGAACCACACCAACCACCCTCACATGGACTGCGTCATCACGGGCCGGCCTTGCTGCATCGGCACCAAGGGCAG GTGTGAGATCACCTCCCGGGAGTACTGTGACTTCATGAGGGGCTACTTCCACGAGGAGGCCACACTCTGCTCCCAG GTGCACTGCATGGACGACGTGTGCGGGCTCCTGCCCTTCCTCAACCCCGAGGTGCCTGACCAGTTCTACCGCCTGTGGCTGTCCCTCTTCTTGCATGCTGG GGTCCTGCACTGCCTGGTGTCCGTCTGCTTCCAGATGACAGTCCTGCGAGACCTGGAGAAGCTGGCGGGCTGGCACCGCATAGCCATCATCTACCTGCTCAGTGGCGTCACTGGTAACCTGGCTAGTGCCATTTTCCTGCCATACCGGGCAGAG GTGGGCCCGGCTGGCTCGCAGTTCGGCATCCTGGCCTGCCTCTTCGTGGAGCTCTTCCAGAGCTGGCAGATCCTGGCGCGGCCCTGGCGCGCCTTCTTCAAGCTGCTGGCCGTGGTGCTCTTCCTCTTCACCTTCGGCTTGCTGCCCTGGATCGACAACTTCGCCCACATCTCGGGCTTCATCAGCGGCCTCTTCCTCTCCTTTGCCTTCCTGCCCTACATTAGCTTCGGCAAGTTCGACCTGTACCGCAAGCGCTGCCAGATCATCGTCTTTCAGCTGGTCTTCCTGGGCCTGCTGGCCGGCCTGGTGGTCCTCTTTTATTTCTACCCTGTCCGCTGCGAGTGGTGTGAGTTCCTCACCTGCATCCCCTTCACTGACAAGTTCTGTGAGAAGTACGAGCTGGATGCTCAGCTCCACTGA
- the RHBDF1 gene encoding inactive rhomboid protein 1 isoform X2 — MGEARRDSSSSLQHKKPPWLKLDIPAVVPLAAEEPSFLQPLRRQAFLRSVSMPAEPARVPSPHQEPRRPTLQRQMSITQTIRRGTADWFGVSKDSDSTQKWQRKSIRHCSQRYGKLKPQVIRELDLPSQDNVSLTSTETPPPLYVGPCQLGMQKIVDPLARGRAFRLADDAADGPSAPHTPVTPGAASLCSFSSSRSGFNRLPRRRKRESVAKMSFRAAAALVKGRSVRDGTLRRAQRRSFTPASFLEEDTADFPDELDTSFFAREGVLHEELSTYPDEVFESPSEAALKDWERAPEQVDLTGGALDRSELERSHLMLPLERGWRKQKEGGAAAPQPKVRLRQEVVSTAGQRRGQRIAMPVRKLFAREKRPYGLGMVGRLTNRTYRKRIDSYVKRQIEDMDDHRPFFTYWLTFVHSLVTILAVCIYGVAPVGFSQHETVDSVLRNRGVYENVKYVQQENFWIGPSSEALIHLGAKFSPCMRQDPQVHSFIHAAREREKHSACCVRNDRSGCVQTSEEECSSTLAVWVKWPLHPSAPDLAGQKRRYGSVCHQDPRVCDEPSSEDPHEWPDDITKWPICTKSSAGNHTNHPHMDCVITGRPCCIGTKGRCEITSREYCDFMRGYFHEEATLCSQVHCMDDVCGLLPFLNPEVPDQFYRLWLSLFLHAGVLHCLVSVCFQMTVLRDLEKLAGWHRIAIIYLLSGVTGNLASAIFLPYRAEVGPAGSQFGILACLFVELFQSWQILARPWRAFFKLLAVVLFLFTFGLLPWIDNFAHISGFISGLFLSFAFLPYISFGKFDLYRKRCQIIVFQLVFLGLLAGLVVLFYFYPVRCEWCEFLTCIPFTDKFCEKYELDAQLH, encoded by the exons ATGGGCGAGGCCCGAagggacagcagcagcagcttgcagCACAAGAAGCCGCCGTGGCTGAAGCTGGACATCCCGGCCGTGGTGCCCCTGGCAGCAGAGGAGCCCAGCTTCCTGCAG CCCTTGAGACGCCAGGCATTCCTGCGGAGCGTGAGCATGCCGGCCGAGCCCGCCCGCGTCCCTTCGCCCCACCAGGAGCCCCGGCGGCCGACGCTACAGCGCCAGATGTCCATCACACAGACTATCCGCAG GGGCACGGCCGACTGGTTTGGAGTGAGCAAGGACAGTGACAGCACCCAGAAGTGGCAGCGCAAGAGCATCCGCCACTGCAGCCAGCGCTACGGGAAGCTGAAGCCCCAGGTCATCCGCGAGCTAGACCTGCCTAGCCAGGACAACGTGTCGCTGACCAGCACCGAGACACCGCCTCCTCTGTATGTGGGGCCGTGCCAGCTGGGCATGCAGAAG aTCGTAGACCCCCTGGCCCGGGGCCGGGCCTTCCGCTTGGCGGATGATGCCGCCGACGGCCCGAGCGCCCCGCACACGCCCGTCACGCCGGGTGCCGCCTCCCTCTGCTCCTTCTCCAGCTCCCGCTCCGGTTTCAACCGGCTCCCGCGGCGGCGCAAGCGCGAGTCGGTGGCCAAGATGAGCTTCCGGGCAGCCGCTGCGCTGGTGAAG GGTCGCTCGGTTAGGGATGGCACGTTACGCCGCGCCCAGCGCCGAAGCTTCACTCCTgccagcttcctggaggaggacaccgCTGACTTCCCTGACGAGCTGGACACGTCCTTCTTTGCCCGG GAAGGTGTCCTCCACGAGGAGCTGTCCACTTACCCAGACGAGGTATTTGAGTCCCCATCGGAGGCAGCGCTTAAAGACTGGGAGAGAGCCCCAGAGCAGGTGGACCTCACGGGCGGCGCCCTGGACCGCAGCGAGCTGGAGCGCAGCCACCTGATGCT ACCCCTGGAACGTGGCTGGCGCAAGCAGAAGGAGGGCGGCGCAGCGGCCCCGCAGCCCAAAGTGCGGCTGCGGCAGGAGGTGGTGAGCACGGCGGGGCAGCGGCGGGGCCAGCGCATCGCGATGCCGGTGCGCAAGTTGTTTGCCAGGGAGAAGCGGCCGTACGGGCTGGGCATGGTGGGCCGGCTAACCAACCGCACTTACCGCAAGCGAATCGACAGCTATGTCAAACGCCAGATTGAGGACATGGACGACCACAG GCCCTTCTTCACCTACTGGCTCACCTTCGTGCACTCGCTCGTCACCATTCTAGCCGTGTGCATCTATGGCGTGGCGCCCGTGGGATTCTCACAGCACGAGACCGTAGACTCG GTACTGCGCAACCGTGGGGTCTACGAGAATGTCAAGTACGTGCAGCAGGAGAACTTCTGGATCGGGCCCAGCTCG GAGGCCCTCATTCACCTGGGTGCCAAGTTCTCGCCGTGCATGCGCCAGGACCCGCAGGTGCATAGTTTCATCCATGCTGCGCGCGAGCGCGAGAAGCACTCGGCTTGCTGCGTGCGTAACGACCGGTCAGGCTGCGTGCAGACCTCGGAGGAGGAGTGCTCG TCCACACTGGCAGTGTGGGTGAAGTGGCCTCTGCATCCCAGTGCCCCAGACCTTGCTGGCCAAAAGAGGCGGTACGGCTCTGTCTGCCACCAGGATCCCAG GGTGTGTGATGAGCCTTCTTCTGAGGACCCCCATGAGTGGCCAGATGACATCACCAAGTGGCCG ATCTGCACCAAAAGCAGTGCTGGGAACCACACCAACCACCCTCACATGGACTGCGTCATCACGGGCCGGCCTTGCTGCATCGGCACCAAGGGCAG GTGTGAGATCACCTCCCGGGAGTACTGTGACTTCATGAGGGGCTACTTCCACGAGGAGGCCACACTCTGCTCCCAG GTGCACTGCATGGACGACGTGTGCGGGCTCCTGCCCTTCCTCAACCCCGAGGTGCCTGACCAGTTCTACCGCCTGTGGCTGTCCCTCTTCTTGCATGCTGG GGTCCTGCACTGCCTGGTGTCCGTCTGCTTCCAGATGACAGTCCTGCGAGACCTGGAGAAGCTGGCGGGCTGGCACCGCATAGCCATCATCTACCTGCTCAGTGGCGTCACTGGTAACCTGGCTAGTGCCATTTTCCTGCCATACCGGGCAGAG GTGGGCCCGGCTGGCTCGCAGTTCGGCATCCTGGCCTGCCTCTTCGTGGAGCTCTTCCAGAGCTGGCAGATCCTGGCGCGGCCCTGGCGCGCCTTCTTCAAGCTGCTGGCCGTGGTGCTCTTCCTCTTCACCTTCGGCTTGCTGCCCTGGATCGACAACTTCGCCCACATCTCGGGCTTCATCAGCGGCCTCTTCCTCTCCTTTGCCTTCCTGCCCTACATTAGCTTCGGCAAGTTCGACCTGTACCGCAAGCGCTGCCAGATCATCGTCTTTCAGCTGGTCTTCCTGGGCCTGCTGGCCGGCCTGGTGGTCCTCTTTTATTTCTACCCTGTCCGCTGCGAGTGGTGTGAGTTCCTCACCTGCATCCCCTTCACTGACAAGTTCTGTGAGAAGTACGAGCTGGATGCTCAGCTCCACTGA
- the SNRNP25 gene encoding U11/U12 small nuclear ribonucleoprotein 25 kDa protein, with amino-acid sequence MVVQDPLLCDLPIQVTLEEVNSQIALEYGQAMTVRVCKMDGEVMPVVVVQNATVLDLKKAIQRYVQLRQEREGGIQHISWSYVWRTYHLTSAGEKLTEDRKKLRDYGIRNRDEVSFIKKLRQK; translated from the exons ATGGTTGTGCAAGACCCGCTGCTCTGCGACCTTCCGATCCAG GTTACTTTAGAAGAAGTTAATTCCCAAATAGCATTAGAATACGGCCAAGCAATGACAGTGCGAGTGTGCAAGATGGATGGAGAAGTTATGC CTGTGGTTGTAGTCCAGAACGCCACGGTCCTCGACCTGAAGAAGGCCATCCAGAGATACGTGCAGCTCAGGCAGGAGCGCGAGGGAGGCATTCAGCACATCAGCTG GTCCTACGTGTGGAGGACATACCACTTGACCTCTGCGGGAGAGAAACTCACAGAAGACCGGAAGAAACTCCGAGA ttACGGTATCCGGAATCGGGATGAGGTGTCCTTCATCAAAAAGCTGAGACAGAAATGA
- the POLR3K gene encoding DNA-directed RNA polymerase III subunit RPC10 encodes MLLFCPGCGNGLIVEEGPRCHRFACNTCPYVHNVTRKVTNRKYPKLKEVDDVLGGAAAWENVDSTAEPCPKCEHPRAYFMQLQTRSADEPMTTFYKCCNAQCGHRWRD; translated from the exons ATGCTGCTCTTCTGCCCGGGCTGCGGGAACGGGCTGATCGTCGAGGAGGGCCCGCGCTGCCACCGCTTCGCATGCAACACCTGCCCTTACGTGCACAACGTCACGCGCAAG GTAACAAATCGGAAGTATCCAAAGCTGAAAGAAGTGGATGATGTGCTTGGTGGAGCAGCTGCCTGGGAGAATGTTGACTCTACTGCAG AGCCGTGTCCCAAGTGTGAACATCCTCGAGCCTATTTCATGCAGCTTCAGACCCGCTCTGCAGATGAGCCCATGACCACCTTCTACAAGTGCTGCAATGCTCAGTGTGGACACCGCTGGCGGGACTAA